The following proteins come from a genomic window of Taeniopygia guttata chromosome 25, bTaeGut7.mat, whole genome shotgun sequence:
- the KIRREL1 gene encoding kin of IRRE-like protein 1, protein MRILLLCLLSLAGSRGQAVQTRFVEEPEDRTVVAGQRIVLSCVVLNYSGIVQWTKDGLALGMGQGLKAWPRYRIVGTADSGQYNLEIRDAELSDDAVYECQATEAALRSRRAKLTVLIPPEDPTIDGAPEILLRAGTPYNLTCRARSAKPAATIAWFRDGLQQDGAVTSTELLADGKRESTTSLLAINPTDLDIGRVFSCRSSNEAVPAGKETFVRLNVHHPPTVTLSIQPQTVQEGERVVFTCMATANPEIKGYRWAKGGVIIEEAKENRYDTQVDYTFFTEPVSCEVHNDIGSTNVSTLVDVHFAPRIVVDPKPTVTDIGSDVTLTCVWSGNPPLTLTWTKKESNMVLSNSNQLYLKSVTQADAGQYVCKAIVPRIGVGEREVTLFVNGPPIISSEPVQFAVRGDRGKVECFIGSTPPPDRIAWAWQENILEAGTLERYTVERSNTGSGVLSTLTINNVVDADFQTRYNCTAWNSFGPGTAIIQLEEKEVLPVGIIAGATIGASVLLICCLAALACFLYRRRKGSRKDVTLRKLDIKVETVNREPLTLHADREEDTASVSTATRVMKAIYSSFKDDVDLKQDLRCDTIDTREEYELKDPTNGYYNVRAHEDRPASRSVLYGDYRAPGPGRFEARPPSRLSHSSGYAQLSSYPRGGPEFPAEAAAAAGTAVGDTASQLSYENYAGGGGAFPGGTAYPPYRLGFGAAAAAGLERGAYEAYDVVGKFGGAARFSYTSQHSDYGQRFQQRMQTHV, encoded by the exons CGGTGCAGACGCGCTTCGTGGAGGAGCCCGAGGACCGGACGGTGGTGGCCGGGCAGAGAATCGTCCTGTCCTGCGTGGTGCTCAACTACTCCGGCATCGTGCAATGGACCAAGGACGGGCTGGCCCTGGGCATGGGCCAGGGCCTCAAAG CGTGGCCCCGGTACCGCATCGTGGGCACGGCGGACTCGGGCCAGTACAACCTGGAGATCCGCGACGCCGAACTCTCCGATGACGCCGTCTACGAGTGCCAGGCCACCGAGGCCGCGCTGCGCTCGCGCCGCGCCAAGCTCACCGTGCTCA TCCCCCCGGAGGACCCCACCATCGACGGCGCCCCCGAGATCCTGCTGCGGGCGGGGACCCCCTACAACCTGACGTGCCGCGCCCGCAGCGCCAAACCCGCGGCCACCATCGCCTGGTTCCGCGACGGGCTGCAGCAGGACGGCGCTGTCACCAGCACG gagctgctggccgATGGCAAGCGCGAGAGCACCACCAGCCTGCTGGCCATCAACCCCACGGACCTGGACATCGGCCGCGTCTTCTCCTGCCGCAGCTCCAACGAGGCCGTGCCGGCCGGCAAGGAGACCTTCGTCAGGCTGAACGTGCACC ATCCCCCGACGGTCACCCTGTCCATCCAGCCACAGACGGTGCAGGAGGGCGAGAGGGTCGTGTTCACCTGCATGGCCACGGCCAACCCCGAGATCAAGGGCTACAG GTGGGCCAAAGGGGGGGTGATCATCGAGGAGGCCAAGGAGAACAGGTACGACACGCAGGTGGACTACACCTTCTTCACCGAGCCCGTGTCCTGCGAGGTGCACAACGACATCGGCAGCACCAACGTCAGCACCCTGGTGGACGTGCACT TCGCCCCCCGGATCGTGGTGGACCCCAAGCCCACGGTGACCGACATCGGCTCCGATGTCACCCTGACCTGCGTCTGGTCGGGGAACCCCCCGCTCACCCTCACCTGGACCAAGAAGGAATCCAACATG gtCCTGAGCAACAGCAACCAGCTGTACCTCAAGTCGGTGACGCAGGCCGACGCCGGCCAGTACGTCTGCAAGGCCATCGTGCCCCGGATCGGCGTGGGCGAGAGGGAGGTCACCCTCTTCGTCAACG GCCCTCCGATCATCTCCAGCGAGCCGGTGCAGTTCGCCGTGCGCGGTGACCGTGGCAAGGTCGAGTGTTTCATCGGCAGCACGCCGCCGCCCGACCGCATC GCCTGGGCGTGGCAGGAGAACATTCTGGAAGCCGGCACGCTGGAGCGCTACACGGTGGAGAGGAGCAACACGGGCAGCGGCGTCCTGTCCACGCTGACCATCAACAACGTGGTGGACGCCGACTTCCAGACGCGCTACAACTGCACGGCCTGGAACAGCTTCGGGCCCGGCACGGCCATCATCCAGCTCGAGGAGAAAG AGGTCCTGCCCGTGGGCATCATCGCCGGGGCCACCATCGGCGCCAGCGTCCTCCTCATCTGCTGCCTGGCGGCCCTCGCCTGCTTCCTCTACCGGCGCCGCAAAGGAA GCCGCAAGGACGTCACGCTGCGCAAGTTGGACATCAAGGTGGAGACGGTCAACCGGGAGCCGCTGACGCTGCACGCGGACAGGGAGGAGGACACGGCCAGCGTGTCCACGGCCACCCGCGTCATGAAGGCCATCTACTCG TCGTTCAAGGACGACGTGGACCTGAAGCAGGACCTGCGCTGCGACACCATCGACACCCGCGAGGAGTACGAGCTCAAG GACCCCACCAACGGCTACTACAACGTCCGCGCCCACGAGGACCGGCCGGCCTCGCGCTCCGTCCTCTACGGCGACTACCGCGCGCCGGGCCCCGGCCGCTTCGAGGCGCGGCCGCCGTCGCGGCTCTCGCACTCCAGCGGCTACgcccagctcagctcctacCCCCGCGGCGGCCCCGAGTTCCCGGCCgaggccgcggcggcggcggggacggCGGTGGGGGACACGGCCAGCCAGCTGTCCTACGAGAACTacgcgggcggcggcggcgccttCCCGGGCGGCACCGCGTACCCGCCGTACCGGCTGGGCTTCggcgccgccgcggccgcggggCTGGAGCGCGGCGCCTACGAGGCCTACGACGTCGTGGGCAAGTTCGGCGGCGCCGCGCGGTTCTCGTACACCTCGCAGCACTCGGACTACGGGCAGCGCTTCCAGCAGCGCATGCAGACGCACGTTTAG